One part of the Rothia sp. ZJ932 genome encodes these proteins:
- the sucB gene encoding 2-oxoglutarate dehydrogenase, E2 component, dihydrolipoamide succinyltransferase has product MSTTVELPALGESVTEGTVTRWLVEVGDTVSVDDPIVEISTDKVDTEVPSPVAGTIEKILVEEDEDIEVGAALVIIGDGSGSAQEEAPATEEPAEEEAPAAEEKREEAPKASSGSAEGQEVTLPALGESVTEGTITRWLKEVGEEVAVDEPLVEISTDKVDTEVPSPVAGTLLEIRIQEDEDAEVGQVLAIIGDASAASTPAEEKKEEAPAAEEQAEAPKAEEKPAREKKEEAPAAETSSESTGDVYVTPLVRKLAKQEGIDLSTVKGTGVGGRIRKQDVQAAVEAKKSSAPADEAPKAETDAPAAEKNTAPAAPAASSKRGTTEKAPRIRQTVAKRMVESLATSAQLTTVQEIDLTRLVALRNKAKDGFAAREGAKLTFLPFFTKAVTEALQQFPQFNSSMSDDFKEITYHGSENIGLAVDTPKGLLVPVVKDAGDLNIAGLAKKIGDIAKRARDGQVGPEELSGSTFTISSTGQTGGVFFTPIINQPNVAILGIGSTNKRPAIIQDAEGNDVIAVRSLAYFSLTYDHRVVDGADAGRFLNFLKQRLEEAAFDAELGL; this is encoded by the coding sequence ATGTCCACTACTGTTGAACTGCCCGCACTGGGCGAATCAGTCACCGAGGGTACCGTTACCCGCTGGTTGGTTGAAGTTGGCGACACCGTTTCAGTAGACGATCCCATCGTTGAAATCTCAACCGACAAGGTTGATACCGAGGTCCCCTCACCCGTAGCAGGTACCATCGAGAAGATTCTTGTCGAGGAAGACGAGGACATCGAGGTTGGTGCCGCTCTGGTTATCATTGGTGACGGCTCAGGTTCTGCTCAAGAAGAAGCTCCTGCCACAGAAGAGCCTGCTGAGGAAGAGGCACCTGCTGCTGAGGAGAAGAGGGAAGAAGCACCCAAGGCTTCATCAGGGTCAGCTGAGGGTCAGGAAGTTACCCTTCCTGCTCTGGGCGAATCAGTCACCGAAGGCACCATCACTCGCTGGCTGAAAGAAGTTGGCGAAGAGGTTGCAGTTGATGAGCCCCTCGTTGAAATCTCAACCGACAAGGTTGATACCGAGGTCCCCTCACCCGTAGCAGGTACCCTGCTCGAAATCCGTATTCAGGAAGACGAAGACGCTGAGGTTGGTCAGGTTCTGGCTATCATCGGTGACGCATCAGCCGCTTCAACACCTGCTGAAGAGAAGAAGGAAGAAGCACCCGCTGCTGAAGAACAGGCAGAGGCACCCAAGGCTGAAGAGAAGCCCGCTAGGGAGAAGAAGGAAGAAGCACCCGCTGCTGAAACTTCCTCAGAATCAACCGGCGATGTCTACGTGACTCCCCTAGTGCGCAAGCTTGCAAAGCAGGAAGGCATTGACCTTTCAACCGTCAAGGGCACCGGCGTTGGAGGTCGCATCCGTAAGCAGGATGTTCAGGCTGCGGTAGAGGCTAAGAAGTCATCAGCACCTGCTGATGAAGCCCCCAAGGCTGAAACTGATGCACCCGCTGCTGAGAAGAATACAGCGCCTGCCGCTCCAGCAGCGTCCTCAAAGCGCGGCACCACCGAGAAGGCACCCCGAATCCGCCAGACCGTTGCAAAGCGTATGGTTGAGTCACTGGCTACCTCAGCTCAGCTGACCACCGTTCAGGAAATCGATTTGACCCGTCTGGTTGCTCTGCGCAACAAGGCGAAGGACGGCTTCGCAGCTCGCGAGGGCGCAAAGCTCACTTTCCTGCCCTTCTTCACCAAGGCAGTCACCGAAGCTCTGCAGCAGTTCCCGCAGTTCAACTCCTCCATGTCAGATGACTTCAAGGAAATCACCTACCACGGTTCAGAGAACATTGGTTTGGCAGTAGACACCCCCAAGGGTCTGCTGGTTCCCGTTGTCAAGGACGCAGGCGATTTGAATATTGCTGGCTTGGCAAAGAAGATTGGCGACATCGCCAAGCGTGCGCGCGACGGTCAGGTAGGTCCTGAGGAGCTCTCAGGCTCAACCTTCACCATTTCTTCAACCGGTCAGACCGGCGGTGTCTTCTTCACCCCGATCATCAACCAACCCAACGTTGCAATCTTGGGTATCGGTTCAACCAACAAGCGCCCCGCTATTATTCAGGACGCTGAAGGTAACGATGTCATTGCTGTTCGCAGCTTGGCTTACTTCTCACTGACCTACGATCACCGCGTCGTAGACGGTGCAGATGCAGGTCGCTTCTTGAACTTCCTCAAGCAGCGCCTGGAAGAAGCAGCGTTCGACGCTGAGCTGGGACTGTAA
- a CDS encoding leucyl aminopeptidase — protein sequence MSELTLSVSSKDLESLEADALVLGVYSHKEGAYLADSSLSDETRESIESVLDDLGITGSADQVYRLPGIEDVETRCVVLTGLGTQHEDALAASNALRYGVGSAVRQLAGIESIIVDVPVSSTEDLAAVAEGIALGAFTDAQLKVTSADSVKQPVSSAVILTDISVDDAEAALERALVLGEAVHHTRVLVNTPPSHLYPETFAQAAQDRVEGLSNVSVRVFEPSELEAEGFGGIMGVGRGSERGPRFVEVKYAPSDAKSTVALVGKGITFDSGGLSIKPGAAMMTMKCDMAGAASVLNAVAAVAELKLPVAVTAYLCLAENMPSGTATRPEDVLTMRGGTTVEVLNTDAEGRLVMADGLAYASEQNPDVILDVATLTGAQMIALGTRTSAVMGDESVRQEVVEAARAAGEDFWPMPMPAHLRSGLNSQVADLKNIGSRFGGMLSAGLFLKEFVGSRDEQSIPWAHLDIASPAFNEESPFGFTPKEGTGHSVATLLAFVEARAQG from the coding sequence ATGTCTGAACTTACACTGTCAGTTTCATCAAAAGACCTCGAATCCCTTGAAGCGGATGCGCTGGTTCTGGGTGTCTACTCCCATAAAGAAGGCGCATATTTGGCGGATTCATCGCTGAGTGATGAAACACGCGAAAGCATTGAATCTGTTCTCGACGATTTGGGTATTACTGGTTCAGCTGACCAAGTGTACCGCCTTCCCGGTATTGAGGATGTAGAAACCCGCTGTGTAGTGCTAACCGGCTTGGGCACTCAGCATGAGGACGCGCTCGCGGCATCAAATGCTCTACGCTACGGGGTCGGCTCAGCGGTTCGTCAGCTTGCCGGTATTGAAAGCATCATTGTTGATGTGCCCGTTTCTTCAACCGAGGATCTCGCAGCTGTTGCTGAGGGCATCGCGCTAGGCGCTTTCACGGACGCGCAGTTGAAGGTAACTAGCGCTGATTCAGTTAAGCAGCCGGTAAGCTCGGCGGTTATCCTGACTGATATTTCAGTCGATGATGCTGAGGCAGCTCTTGAGCGTGCGCTGGTTCTGGGCGAAGCCGTACACCACACTCGCGTCCTGGTGAATACTCCCCCGTCTCACCTCTACCCCGAAACTTTTGCGCAGGCAGCTCAAGATCGTGTTGAGGGTTTGAGCAACGTTTCGGTACGTGTCTTCGAACCTTCCGAGCTTGAGGCTGAGGGCTTTGGCGGCATTATGGGCGTCGGTAGGGGTTCAGAGCGCGGTCCGCGTTTTGTTGAGGTCAAGTATGCACCTAGCGATGCGAAATCTACCGTTGCGTTGGTGGGTAAGGGCATCACTTTTGATTCCGGTGGTCTTTCTATTAAGCCCGGCGCTGCGATGATGACGATGAAGTGCGATATGGCAGGTGCTGCCTCTGTGCTCAATGCTGTTGCAGCAGTTGCTGAGCTCAAGTTACCCGTTGCCGTGACCGCCTATCTGTGCTTGGCTGAGAACATGCCATCCGGTACTGCTACTCGCCCCGAAGATGTGCTGACGATGCGCGGCGGCACCACCGTTGAGGTGCTGAATACTGACGCTGAGGGACGCCTGGTTATGGCGGACGGTCTTGCCTACGCTTCAGAACAGAACCCCGACGTCATTTTGGATGTCGCGACATTGACCGGTGCGCAGATGATTGCTTTAGGTACCCGCACCTCAGCTGTCATGGGTGATGAGTCAGTGCGTCAGGAAGTCGTTGAGGCAGCTCGCGCTGCCGGTGAAGACTTCTGGCCCATGCCCATGCCTGCGCATCTGCGTTCGGGACTGAACTCACAGGTAGCTGATTTGAAGAACATCGGCAGCCGTTTCGGTGGCATGCTCTCAGCTGGTTTGTTCCTCAAGGAGTTTGTGGGCAGCCGTGATGAGCAGAGCATTCCTTGGGCGCATCTTGATATTGCATCGCCCGCTTTCAATGAAGAGTCACCTTTTGGTTTTACTCCTAAGGAGGGTACCGGTCATTCCGTTGCAACCCTGCTAGCTTTCGTTGAGGCACGAGCTCAAGGCTAA
- a CDS encoding proteasome assembly chaperone family protein has protein sequence MLNPETLYLAKAGIFENPALKGLPLVIALSHPQDAGGTAGHLGKVLLKELENAALIEFDVDQLHDYRTRRPRVRFKEDHFERAILPELKLYLVEDRLDTPFLLLSGAEPDLQWQRFSAAVTSIVQKLEVSLALFVSGFPMPVPHTRPLPVTAHGSRKDLTRGISAWKPVAEMPGSMSSLLEIALGENKVDTVGFGINVPQYLSEADLPQSTLLAMEHLSMAAKLSLPSDPLRDASADVKLQIDEQVKANPEIGAMIERLEENYDFHAKTANLQLLPLAEREAGLIPDRDEIGAQIEEYLAHLEHKEDTEE, from the coding sequence ATGCTGAATCCCGAAACTTTGTACCTTGCTAAAGCCGGTATCTTTGAGAACCCGGCTCTCAAAGGGCTTCCGCTGGTTATTGCCCTTTCACACCCACAGGACGCCGGTGGCACAGCCGGTCATTTGGGTAAGGTTCTGCTCAAAGAACTCGAAAACGCAGCTCTCATTGAATTCGATGTTGATCAGCTGCACGACTACAGAACCCGCAGACCCCGTGTGCGTTTTAAAGAGGATCATTTTGAGCGCGCTATTTTGCCTGAGCTGAAACTTTATCTGGTGGAAGACCGCCTCGATACTCCTTTTCTGCTGCTTTCTGGGGCAGAGCCTGATTTGCAGTGGCAGCGGTTCTCAGCTGCGGTTACCTCTATCGTCCAAAAGCTTGAGGTCTCTCTTGCTCTCTTCGTCTCGGGATTTCCTATGCCGGTGCCGCACACGCGTCCGTTGCCGGTGACCGCCCACGGCTCGCGTAAAGACCTTACCCGCGGTATCTCGGCGTGGAAACCTGTTGCCGAAATGCCCGGTTCGATGTCGTCCTTGCTCGAAATCGCTTTGGGCGAGAACAAAGTCGACACCGTTGGGTTTGGCATCAACGTTCCCCAGTACCTCTCTGAGGCAGACCTACCGCAGTCTACCCTGCTGGCGATGGAGCATCTTTCCATGGCTGCCAAGCTCTCTTTGCCCTCAGACCCTCTGCGGGACGCCTCCGCTGACGTCAAACTTCAGATTGACGAGCAGGTCAAAGCTAACCCCGAAATTGGCGCCATGATTGAGCGTTTGGAAGAGAACTACGATTTTCACGCCAAAACCGCAAACCTGCAATTACTGCCGCTCGCCGAACGCGAAGCAGGGCTCATTCCCGACCGTGATGAAATCGGCGCGCAAATCGAAGAATACCTCGCGCACCTTGAGCACAAAGAAGACACTGAGGAATAG
- a CDS encoding RNA polymerase sigma factor: MSPAASKKTAENGATTKRKTATKKVSTRSKATKVESENEEVESTETTSPQKTPRKTKAGATTRKAKKKADEFEDEEEVDGEDIEIGGVDADDAEGNPVDEDEEESEKDSEKKESEAVAAKGNGFVLTTNDDDDAPAIRVVTPGATADPVKDYLKQIGKVSLLNAEQEVDLAMRIEAGLYAEHKLKENPDMDPALKKELRWVIHDGKRAKNHLLEANLRLVVSLAKRYTGRGMLFLDLIQEGNLGLIRAVEKFDYSKGFKFSTYATWWIRQAITRAMADQARTIRIPVHMVEVINKLARVQRQMLQDLGREPNPEELAKELDMSPEKVIEVQKYGREPISLHTPLGEDGDSEFGDLIEDSEAVVPADAVSFTLLQEQLHSVLDTLSEREAGVVAMRFGMTDGQAKTLDEIGKVYGVTRERIRQIESKTMSKLRHPSRSQVLRDYLD; encoded by the coding sequence GTGTCACCTGCTGCTAGCAAGAAGACCGCGGAAAACGGCGCTACTACCAAGCGTAAGACCGCTACCAAAAAAGTGAGCACTCGCTCCAAGGCAACCAAAGTTGAAAGCGAGAACGAAGAAGTAGAGTCTACAGAGACTACTTCACCCCAAAAGACACCCCGCAAGACCAAAGCCGGCGCAACAACTCGCAAAGCGAAGAAAAAAGCTGACGAGTTTGAGGACGAAGAAGAAGTCGACGGCGAAGACATCGAAATCGGTGGCGTAGATGCCGATGACGCTGAGGGAAATCCCGTTGATGAGGACGAAGAAGAGTCAGAAAAAGACTCCGAGAAAAAAGAGTCTGAGGCAGTAGCTGCCAAGGGCAACGGCTTCGTGCTCACCACTAACGACGACGACGACGCACCTGCCATTCGCGTGGTCACCCCCGGAGCAACCGCTGACCCCGTCAAGGACTACCTCAAGCAAATTGGTAAGGTCTCCCTGCTGAACGCTGAGCAGGAGGTCGACCTCGCCATGCGTATTGAGGCTGGTCTCTACGCAGAGCACAAGCTCAAAGAAAACCCTGACATGGATCCCGCACTCAAAAAAGAGCTGCGCTGGGTTATCCACGACGGCAAGCGCGCTAAAAATCACCTGCTTGAAGCTAATCTCCGACTGGTGGTATCGCTCGCGAAGCGCTACACCGGTCGCGGTATGCTTTTTTTGGACTTGATTCAGGAAGGTAACCTCGGTCTCATTCGCGCTGTTGAGAAGTTCGACTACTCTAAGGGCTTCAAGTTCTCAACCTACGCAACCTGGTGGATCCGTCAGGCAATCACCCGAGCGATGGCAGACCAGGCCCGTACCATCCGTATTCCCGTACACATGGTAGAAGTCATCAACAAGCTCGCCCGTGTTCAGCGTCAGATGCTTCAGGACCTCGGTCGCGAACCTAACCCGGAAGAGCTCGCTAAAGAACTCGACATGAGCCCCGAGAAGGTTATCGAAGTTCAAAAGTACGGTCGCGAACCCATCTCACTGCACACCCCGCTGGGCGAAGACGGTGACTCAGAATTCGGTGACCTCATTGAAGACTCAGAAGCAGTCGTACCTGCCGACGCTGTCTCCTTCACCCTATTGCAGGAACAGCTCCACTCCGTCCTTGACACCCTGTCAGAACGCGAAGCCGGCGTTGTCGCCATGCGCTTCGGTATGACCGACGGTCAGGCAAAAACCCTGGACGAAATCGGTAAGGTCTACGGGGTTACACGCGAGCGTATCCGTCAGATTGAGTCGAAGACCATGTCGAAACTACGCCACCCCTCACGTAGCCAGGTGCTGCGTGACTACCTCGACTAA
- a CDS encoding DUF4192 family protein, giving the protein MNHLPHSTVKTMSPIRTSADLTAYVVHSLGYWPEHSIVFLATTPGGIGPCLRADWVQDITADEKHDFLTEILQMIPTQDRDGETLNSIFCLIFGETGTTDAHNIHSGQSWQPELELIQQDALATGRAQEWVSSTYTAIEKSPFDLTCMLFINTYTRWHTNDPAAEFSFDGFVEDIVLSDHYSEQVFSGSTPSKTLQEHAERQYWNVDASRDAPTANSWHDDAVFWAQSYRAMTSNSESYCLNYTAQKTAEFTLWDDAITTIENICHPDNRSALDTHWADKIRSALPAEVAGYLASTLTTMGSSQLVMGVACVGLSTVTRSLAELDHLATPVGAVSTAPVPLLLPKSTMRAVQPNQEPSTNSVDSGTQVGATLENALDTIASYLMGTTPQAPPWLRLEALEILLHLVRGICTPDVMGRVLALLGWIHWLRGSSSQAHTLLMSSRDHQETPEFIAFEEAINHNFLPLWCTSGEQAWRGREFDLPN; this is encoded by the coding sequence ATGAATCACCTACCACACTCCACAGTTAAAACCATGAGCCCCATTCGAACCAGCGCCGACCTCACCGCTTACGTAGTGCATTCTCTAGGGTACTGGCCAGAACACTCCATTGTTTTTCTTGCCACCACTCCTGGCGGTATTGGTCCGTGCCTACGAGCTGATTGGGTTCAAGACATCACAGCTGATGAAAAACATGATTTTCTGACCGAAATTTTGCAGATGATACCCACCCAAGACCGTGACGGTGAAACATTAAACAGTATCTTCTGCCTTATCTTCGGCGAAACGGGCACTACCGATGCTCATAACATTCACTCGGGTCAGAGCTGGCAACCTGAACTTGAACTCATTCAGCAAGATGCACTGGCGACGGGCCGTGCCCAAGAATGGGTTTCATCTACCTACACAGCTATTGAAAAAAGCCCCTTTGACCTTACCTGCATGCTTTTTATTAACACCTACACCCGGTGGCACACCAACGACCCCGCTGCGGAATTTAGCTTCGACGGTTTTGTAGAAGATATTGTTCTCAGTGACCACTACTCAGAGCAAGTATTTTCAGGATCAACTCCCTCAAAAACCCTTCAAGAACACGCCGAACGCCAGTACTGGAACGTTGATGCTTCGCGAGATGCCCCTACCGCGAACAGCTGGCACGATGATGCTGTCTTTTGGGCGCAGTCTTACCGGGCGATGACAAGTAATTCTGAAAGCTACTGCCTGAATTACACTGCTCAAAAGACAGCAGAATTTACGCTCTGGGATGATGCCATCACCACCATTGAAAATATCTGCCATCCTGATAACCGCTCTGCACTTGATACGCATTGGGCTGACAAGATACGCTCGGCTTTACCTGCCGAGGTGGCGGGATATCTGGCATCAACCCTGACGACTATGGGAAGCTCCCAGCTCGTTATGGGTGTGGCTTGCGTAGGTCTTTCAACGGTCACAAGGTCACTGGCAGAACTCGATCACCTGGCAACCCCCGTCGGCGCTGTCAGCACCGCGCCAGTACCCTTGTTACTGCCTAAATCCACCATGAGGGCGGTACAACCGAATCAAGAACCTTCAACGAACTCGGTAGATTCCGGCACGCAGGTCGGTGCGACGTTAGAAAATGCACTGGATACTATCGCCAGCTACCTCATGGGAACCACGCCGCAAGCGCCACCCTGGCTAAGACTCGAAGCCCTTGAAATACTGCTACACCTCGTGCGCGGCATATGCACGCCCGATGTGATGGGGCGCGTCCTTGCTCTATTAGGTTGGATTCACTGGCTACGCGGCAGCTCAAGTCAAGCGCATACCCTGCTCATGAGCAGTAGAGACCACCAAGAGACCCCCGAATTTATTGCTTTTGAAGAGGCAATTAACCATAACTTCTTGCCTCTTTGGTGTACCTCGGGCGAACAAGCCTGGCGTGGACGCGAGTTCGATTTACCTAATTAA
- a CDS encoding type IIA DNA topoisomerase subunit B — protein MAASNYTASNLSVLEGLEAVRKRPGMYIGSTDSRGLMHCLWEIIDNSVDEALAGYGQSINIILHKDGSVEVQDDGRGIPTDIEPRTGLTGLEVVFTKLHAGGKFGGGSYNASGGLHGVGASVVNALSARLDVQVDRGGKTYQMSFRHGIPGVFETARTPKPDAEFTPTADANDSLQVVGKAKRGVTGTRVRYWADPQIFTPDAKFSYENLAARARQTSFLIPGLRITIRDERRVAGTPGEFETHEEVFQHDGGISEFVEYLAPDTSVTDIWRFTGRDTFTETVPVLDVNGHSKLTDVERECEVDIALRWGVGYETKINTFVNIIATPKGGTHLAGFEQGLLKTFRKHLVGNARKYKVGNDKIEKDDAMAGLTAVLTVRLAEPQFEGQTKEILGTPAVRAIVSKVVARALAEKLKSTARAEKAQAHALSEKVVAEMKARVSARVHKETQRRKTALESSSMPAKLVDCRNGDAEKTELFIVEGDSALGTARLARSSSYQALLPIRGKILNVQKASLTDMLANTECAAIIQVIGAGSGRTFDVDAARYGKIIMMTDADVDGAHIRTLLLTLFFRYMKPLITAGKVYAAVPPLHRVEIINRGKANEMVYTYSERELNNLLKELEATGRNYKEPIQRYKGLGEMDADQLAETTMDPRHRMLRRVRVEDAEAAERAFSLLMGSEVAPRKEFIINGAHQLDQSQIDM, from the coding sequence GTGGCAGCATCCAACTACACAGCCAGTAACCTCTCGGTACTTGAAGGGCTCGAAGCCGTCCGCAAGCGTCCGGGGATGTACATTGGTTCAACCGATTCGCGCGGTCTTATGCACTGTTTGTGGGAGATCATCGACAACTCGGTGGATGAAGCCCTTGCTGGGTACGGTCAGTCGATCAACATTATTTTGCACAAAGATGGTTCAGTTGAGGTGCAGGACGACGGCCGTGGTATTCCCACCGATATTGAGCCACGCACCGGTCTAACCGGCCTTGAAGTGGTGTTTACCAAGTTGCACGCTGGCGGTAAGTTCGGCGGCGGTTCATACAATGCCTCCGGTGGTCTGCACGGTGTAGGTGCGTCTGTAGTGAATGCGCTGTCTGCTCGCCTGGACGTTCAGGTAGATCGCGGCGGTAAAACCTACCAGATGAGTTTCCGCCACGGTATTCCCGGCGTGTTTGAAACTGCTCGTACCCCCAAACCTGACGCCGAATTTACGCCTACTGCTGATGCTAATGATTCTTTGCAGGTGGTCGGTAAGGCGAAGCGCGGGGTGACCGGCACCCGTGTACGTTACTGGGCTGACCCTCAGATTTTCACCCCGGATGCGAAGTTCAGCTACGAGAACCTTGCGGCTCGCGCCCGGCAGACTTCCTTCCTGATTCCCGGTTTACGCATTACTATTCGCGATGAGCGTCGTGTTGCCGGAACCCCAGGGGAGTTTGAAACCCACGAAGAGGTTTTTCAGCACGATGGCGGCATCTCTGAGTTCGTTGAGTACCTAGCACCTGATACCTCGGTGACCGATATTTGGCGTTTTACAGGGCGGGACACGTTCACTGAGACCGTGCCGGTGCTCGATGTTAACGGTCACTCAAAACTTACTGACGTTGAGCGCGAATGCGAAGTTGATATTGCTCTGCGCTGGGGCGTGGGGTACGAGACTAAAATCAATACCTTCGTTAATATCATCGCCACCCCCAAGGGTGGTACGCACCTTGCCGGGTTTGAGCAGGGGTTGCTGAAGACCTTCCGCAAGCACCTTGTCGGTAACGCCCGCAAGTACAAGGTGGGTAACGATAAGATCGAAAAAGACGACGCAATGGCAGGTTTGACCGCCGTGCTGACGGTTCGTCTGGCTGAGCCTCAGTTTGAGGGTCAGACCAAGGAGATCCTGGGTACCCCGGCTGTGCGTGCCATCGTGTCTAAGGTGGTTGCACGTGCACTGGCTGAAAAACTCAAGTCAACGGCTCGCGCCGAAAAGGCGCAGGCTCATGCTCTGAGTGAGAAGGTTGTTGCCGAGATGAAGGCGCGTGTGTCTGCGCGCGTCCACAAAGAAACTCAGCGTCGTAAGACTGCCTTGGAATCATCGTCTATGCCCGCTAAGTTAGTTGATTGCCGCAACGGGGACGCTGAAAAGACCGAACTCTTTATCGTGGAGGGCGACTCAGCGCTGGGCACTGCCCGGTTGGCGCGTTCTTCCTCCTACCAGGCGCTGCTGCCCATTCGCGGTAAGATCCTCAACGTTCAAAAAGCCTCACTGACCGATATGCTGGCAAACACCGAGTGTGCCGCGATTATTCAGGTGATTGGTGCTGGCTCCGGGCGTACCTTTGATGTAGATGCTGCCCGCTACGGCAAGATTATTATGATGACGGACGCGGACGTGGACGGCGCCCACATCCGCACTCTGCTACTGACCCTCTTCTTCCGCTACATGAAGCCGCTGATTACCGCTGGTAAAGTGTACGCGGCTGTTCCGCCTCTGCACCGGGTTGAGATCATTAACCGCGGCAAGGCGAACGAGATGGTCTACACCTATTCCGAACGCGAGCTGAATAACCTGCTCAAGGAGCTGGAGGCTACGGGCAGAAACTACAAAGAGCCTATTCAGCGCTATAAGGGTTTGGGCGAGATGGATGCAGATCAGCTGGCTGAAACCACCATGGACCCGCGTCACCGCATGTTGCGTCGCGTGCGTGTTGAGGACGCTGAAGCTGCAGAACGTGCTTTCTCGCTGTTGATGGGCTCTGAGGTTGCCCCGCGCAAGGAGTTTATTATCAACGGTGCGCACCAGCTGGATCAGTCGCAAATCGATATGTAG
- the lpdA gene encoding dihydrolipoyl dehydrogenase: MAVSAAAQEFDILILGGGSAGYSAALRAVQLGFTVGMIEKSKLGGTCLHTGCIPTKAYLHAAEVAEESQHSEKFGVNVTFESVDMAKVREYKDGIVAGKFKGLSGLLKMKKVTVIEGEGKLTGTDTITVDGTEYKGKHIILATGSVSRTMGIEIRDRVLTSTEALQMDYLPKSAIVLGGGVIGSEFASMWNSMGVEVTIVEGAKSLVPNEDPAIIKVVEREFKKRGIKSNLGTFFEKVEQDSNGAKVTLADGKEFEAEIVLVAVGRGPNTEGFGYEEQGITMDRGFVIPNERLHTGIGNIYAIGDIVPGVQLAHRGYQQGRFVAEEIAGLNPMVVEDINIPKVTYCDPEIASVGYSQPKAEEKFGKENIQVAEYNLAGNGKSSILGTGGLVKVVREKDGPIIGVHAVGKRMGEQIGEAQMWVVWEAFPEDVAQFLHAHPTQNEALGEAAMALAGAPLHG; this comes from the coding sequence GTGGCCGTTTCGGCAGCAGCTCAGGAATTTGACATTCTCATTCTCGGCGGCGGTAGCGCAGGTTACTCCGCAGCACTTCGCGCAGTTCAGCTAGGTTTCACCGTGGGCATGATTGAAAAATCAAAGCTCGGCGGTACCTGCTTGCACACTGGCTGCATCCCCACCAAGGCTTACCTGCACGCAGCAGAGGTTGCTGAGGAATCTCAGCACTCAGAGAAGTTTGGCGTCAACGTTACTTTCGAGTCCGTAGACATGGCTAAGGTACGTGAGTACAAGGACGGCATCGTTGCCGGTAAATTCAAGGGACTTTCAGGTCTTTTGAAGATGAAGAAAGTAACCGTTATTGAGGGTGAAGGCAAGCTCACCGGTACCGATACCATCACCGTAGATGGCACCGAGTACAAGGGCAAGCACATCATTCTTGCAACCGGTTCAGTTTCACGCACCATGGGTATTGAAATCCGTGACCGCGTACTGACCTCAACTGAAGCTCTACAAATGGACTACCTGCCCAAGAGCGCAATCGTACTCGGCGGCGGTGTTATCGGTTCAGAGTTCGCTTCAATGTGGAACTCCATGGGCGTTGAGGTCACCATCGTTGAGGGTGCGAAGTCATTGGTACCCAACGAAGACCCTGCAATTATCAAGGTTGTTGAGCGCGAGTTCAAGAAGCGTGGCATCAAGTCGAACTTGGGCACTTTCTTCGAGAAGGTTGAGCAGGATTCAAACGGTGCAAAGGTAACCCTAGCTGACGGTAAAGAATTCGAGGCTGAGATTGTTCTCGTTGCTGTGGGTCGTGGTCCCAACACCGAAGGCTTCGGCTACGAGGAACAGGGCATCACCATGGATCGCGGTTTCGTGATCCCCAACGAGCGTCTGCACACCGGTATCGGCAACATCTACGCTATTGGCGACATCGTGCCCGGCGTTCAGCTGGCTCACCGCGGCTACCAGCAGGGTCGCTTCGTTGCTGAAGAAATCGCTGGTCTGAACCCAATGGTTGTTGAAGACATCAACATCCCCAAGGTCACCTACTGCGACCCTGAAATCGCTTCTGTCGGTTACTCACAGCCCAAGGCTGAAGAGAAGTTCGGTAAAGAGAACATTCAGGTTGCTGAATACAACCTGGCTGGCAACGGTAAGTCCTCCATCTTGGGCACCGGTGGTCTGGTCAAGGTTGTTCGCGAGAAGGACGGCCCCATCATCGGCGTTCACGCAGTCGGCAAGCGCATGGGCGAGCAGATTGGCGAGGCTCAGATGTGGGTTGTCTGGGAAGCATTCCCCGAAGACGTCGCACAGTTCCTGCACGCACACCCCACCCAGAATGAAGCACTGGGCGAGGCAGCAATGGCACTGGCAGGCGCACCCCTCCACGGCTAA